ctttcggtataacgaccgttctgtatcttctaatccaatacaacgaccgaacTCAGCGGACActatttccagtgttttttcCAATAAAGCAAATTTGTAACTTGAAATAACCTTGATTATTGTTTGTGGATAGCTGCATGTAGTCTTCAGTGTtaaatccaactttgagagggggtggGAGTGGAGGGGGATTACTACTTAaaacagcacagaaaaaataaaggggGAAAAGGTGAAATTTCCAGATTCCAAAGGAAAAGGCGTTGACACATTTTATGTTAGTTTGGCGTTTGATCACGTGGTTTTTAAGATCTTTACAGTTTTGCATCTCTCTGAAGCAGCATGGAATGAAGCTTCAGAAAAGATCATCAAGAATTGCTTTCATCATGCTGATTTTGAAAAGCTAAAGGAAATGGAATTTACTGCTGTAGTGCAAAAGCAACTTGCTGAAGTCaggcaatccaagatgaaaatttcgatgaagaaaatgaaatgctgtaaaatgtttttaagaaaattaaactaTATGAAGCGTTAAACTTAAACAATTATGCTAACATTGATTCTGATTTAGAATGCGTCGAGCATCTGTCAGAAGATGAACTATTTCTCGATACTGGTGCACAAAAATGAATTGATGTATCATGATCAGATGAAGAAGAAATTGAGACCAAAGTGTGAAAAATGTTTCGAATGTtcaagggacttttaaatgttctttcaaaggcaaaaCAAAAAACCACTACTTGTCATctataactgaaatggaaaattatgttttgcaaaaatcacgtgcactaaaaaggcaaacaagtgtttctgattttatcttcagaaaataaatgatttttaagtatgatttttaagtaaatgatttttaagtatgtaatcagtttttttttttttttttccgtattttctactttaaaatccgtcacaatatttttcacccattatttttttcaaaagatctaTGATAAAAAATACCTTGGGCATTTAACTGGGACAATTTTATTGGAGCAACGTAACATGCATGATGcatgtatatatgttttttaacttctacctcttataacgaccactcattataaagacctttttctccgggatggagatggtcgttatattgAGTGTCGActgtagaataaaaatttaaaaaccattgtaaagctaaagaatagaattttatgaaacacaaggatgttaaaaaactgaaaaagtacgaaaaaactAAACGTTGTGAcatacaaatgactgtaacttctctcctaaatatagtacagtcgacgctcattataatgaccacacattataaagaccattccattataacgaccagtggtaaaagcctGAACTTTGTCCCTATGAACttaatgttaatttgctttcggtataacgaccgttctgtatcttctaatccaatacaacgaccgaacTCAGCGGACACTATTTCCGGTGTTTTTTTCCAATAAAGCAAATTTGTAACTTGAAATAACCTTGATTATTGTTTGCGGATAGCTGCATGTAGTCTTCAGTGTtcaatccaactttgagagggggtggGAGTGGAGGGGGATTACTACTTAaaacagcacagaaaaaataaaggggGAAAAAGTGAAATTTCCAGATTCCAAAGGAAAAGGCGTTGACACATTTTATGTTAGTTTGGCGTTTGATCACGTGGTTTTTAAGATCTTTACAGTTTTGCATCTCTCTGAAACAGCATGGAATGAAGCCTCAGAAAAGATCATCAAGAATTGCTTTCATCATGCTGATTTTGAAAAGCTAAAGGAAATGGAATTTACTGCTGTAGTGCAAAAGCAACTTGCTGAAGTCaggcaatccaagatgaaaatttcgatgaagaagatgaaatgctgtaaaatgtttttaagaaaattaaactaTATGAAGCGTTAAACTTAAACAGTTATGCTAACATCGATTCTGATTTAGAATGTGTCGAGCATCTGTCAGAAGATGAACTATTTCTCGATACTGGTGCACAAAAATGAATTGATGTATCATGATCAGATGAAGAAGAAATTGAGACCAAAGTGTGAAAAATGTTTCGAATGTtcaagggacttttaaatgttctttcaaaggccaaaaaaaaaaaaccactactTGTCATCTATACTgaaatggaaaattatgttttgcaaaaatcacgtgcACTAATAAGGCAAACAagtgtttctgattttatcttcagaaaataaatgatttttaagtatgatttttaagtaaatgatttttaagtatgtaatcagtttttttttccgtattttctactttaaaatccgtcacaatatttttcacccattatttttttcaaaagatctaTGATAAAAAATACCTTGGGCATTTAACTGGGCCAATTTTATTGGAGCAACGTAACATGCATGATGcatgtatatatgttttttaacttctacctcttataacgaccactcattataaagacctttttctctgacTTTATATAAGACTGACATTACATTATCATTTTCTCTGACTTTATATAAGACTGACTCTGACATTATAAAGACTTTTCGGCCGTTATATTGAGTGTCAActgtagaataaaaatttaaaaaccattgtaaagctaaagaaTAGAACTTTATATTAACATAAAGCATGACTTTCTTATGAcagtttaagtttcaaggtcattccCGTGACTcttgaccttgaatatttcaaaacatacccccttagaatttcttcaaaaaaatatattttgtaggtCTAATACTATTCTTCCACTACACCGAAACTTAGACTGGAATCACTATGGCaaggtattgaaaaaaaatcaggaatgttcacatgttttacattgtaGAATTCCATATGTCAGGTCAGTTACCTTCTTGACcacctcaccatttccgattttaatgaaatttggtatgaaggacacatatgacaagataagtaatcctgccaatttgcagatttctacttcaaaaatttacaaaatacagggctgttaaaaacttaACATGTgtgaaataaatggaaaattgAGACATGCAAATGGCTGTAACTTCTatcctaattacagtagaattaaaattttaaagccattgtaaagtaaatgaatagagctttctattggtaTAAAACATGGCTCTCTCacgacaggtttaagtttcaaggttcaCCCTGTGTCAACAGtgtgaacattttcaagtgttTACCATGGTTCGAGTCACTGTGAATTTTGACCTTGAATGTCTCAAAACACTTCACCTAAGAATgtcttaaaaaatatacatattatacATAGCTTTAACACTTATCTTCGAAAACTTAGGCTGGGACTGCATTGTCAAGGTACTGCAAAAATACTCAGGAATGTTTACATACAACTTCCCGTAGCTCGAACTATTGATAACTTGAAGCtgttagccggtcccttgggactttgagttataAGAAACCTGTTGACTTGTCAAAATATGCATACTTTATGAAGAATTTgtccaaaaaattaaaacaataatattaggacagaaataatgcaaaacatctaaaaaaaaaaagtgtgaacattcctgtttttttttttttttttttcccagtacCCTTGCCATTGCTATCCCAGTCTAAATTTCAGTGTAGTCAAGAAGgtgattgatctgacatggaattTCCCCTTTGTCAAATAAAATTCTTGAGCGTAGATTAACAACCACTAGTTTTGAAACCTGTCcattgtgtctcccctcccctctACGATTCAAACTTGATGAAACATCATCCACAGGGGTAGAAATCTATACCTATtcttagtggggaaaaaaattatcttaaaactCGACACATGCTTACTTTATTTAGCCCACTTtcaaagggggtgggggggggggggagattttaataataaactttaaaatcaaataactcaaaaaaaagaaaataaattaaaaaaataaatttatttcaataaatatttttcaagttgtTATGAGATGGGGAGATATGTCTGTTGTCCTtcctgtttatttttattttttttaataaggtacttttaatagaatttattagAGAATGCTACTAACCTTTTTCTACCCCCTTTCATCTTTGAAATTCTTGAGattgttttaaacttcaaatgAATATAATCTTAcacttattgttatttatttatcctgagtttcaaatgtttttcaatgatAGAATGATTTTTTTAGCATAAGTTTTCTTTGTGTATACTGCGCAAAGTGGAAtagtacattttatttatttattaaatcatatacatatttattcaataattaattgattaacatattcattcatttatacCTGAGCACTTATTTTATAGTTCATTTTCTTaccaattcatttgtttttttaatcagtaatcaatttatttattcattcctttattttttcatttatctattgatttaaaaaaaaatatttttagtaattaaatagaaaatatttctctttAGAATCATTAATGTTGCcgcttttaatttttcacttgaaagtacaaatttacaaccaagagataaaaatattctcattttgtagtaaaatatatgttctctctttatgtactgtaattttgaatataaatatccaatttttcactttttaaaatgtagttaatcttaattatttcacttaaCTCTAAATTCACTTACTCTTTTCATTTGtaagtaatatttaatttgtctttttttaatgtcctTCAAACATCCCTATTTCAGTTTGACTTGGAGTCATCTCTTTCTAAGAATATTGTGCTGTAGTGCgcatttttaaattagaattgttttaaaagattttttataaagaaatttaaatgttgTGATTAAAATTCTTTACGAAACTAAAATATGATAAAGTAGTTTGGCATTCACAGTTGAACCTGTTCAAGCTAATAAAAAAGCACAAGCTGTACCAAAACATATTCAATCATACCTTACTCAAAtgtttcatgcaaatttaaaatttgactcaAGCGCTGGCTACTGAAGTCAAAAATTAGAACTTGATGATTATTTTAAGCTGACTGCACACTCTTTTCCATTCTTTCCTTGCGGTTTTCCAGGAAACAATTTATTGTGAAGTTATCTAAGTAtaaattttcacaataatagttTCTTGATGGaaagtgtttgaaaaatgtttttttaaactgttgttgTAATTCTTCagtgtgaaatttatttttggccTGAGATCTAATAAacatagttttgaaaaatgtcaCATTTAGGTATCTTTTTATTTGACTCTCATGATAATCTTTTAATTTCAGTACTTTAATCCGTCATCGTAGTGATATAGCCGATTCTAAAAAGAGTCGACAAATCCTACTGCCTGGTACTTCTcccaaaaagaagaagaaggtgcatacttttttctgaaagctttttaacattattatttaaataattagtaccagaaaaaattaaatcaaacccATGTACTTAGGTTAAATCAAAGCAAGCCTCAAGTCAAAAGAAACCAGTTCGACATTCACCTCGACTATCATCGAAGAAACTAAAGCACCTCAGGGCTGAAAAGGAAAGAACAGCTAGAGCTTGTAGAAATTTATTTCCTGCAGGAAAGGTGTTGCAGACACCAAAGAAAAGCAAACCCTCTTCAAATCAGGATGTGAAACTGCGGGGCTCACCTCGAAgtatttgaaggatttttttattttatttttcattctttgaaagttttacttaaaaatatggTTGTATAAAAGAAATTGTGCATAAATAACTCTTTATTGTAATCAAAAATTGGTGACAAGGAATTTCCAAAGTATGGGCCTACCAGAATAAATTAAAGTGCAGTAACTATAAAAGTACTATTAATGAACcctaaaaacttttcttttattatattttgctccCTATGTACAGATAACATATTCACATTAGGGACAACACTTCCAATAATTTGCTTTGATTTGTAGACTATTATGGATTTACAGCATATCCAGCATTTCAGTGGCATTACCTAGGAGAGAGATTTGGtaatgtatccccccccccttccacccaaacaaaactttttttttttttttaccacggAAAAGGACCAAAACTAACCATTCCCCTCTCCCGTGAATTTGAACCAtatcccccttctttttttttttctctttttggctATCTACTGCTGTATTCAAAATGTATCcataactaaataaatgaaatttaggTTAAGAaattcataacatttttaaattcaaaactcaATTCTGTAATTCTTATTCTCTTTTGAAGCAATTGTGacttaatatttaaatttcatcttTAAGACTTTGTAtcatcaatttattttgtatgttatAAATGAATCTTATTGACTCCCTTTGAATATTTCCTGTCAATTTATCTAAACATTTAAGCAATTGTTGAGTTAGTAAGAAGAGTCATGCCCGACAGAAACAAGCAGTAAATTAGGGAATAGAAAAATAGCTGTCAAAAATCTgggaaataaagtaaaaatatttttgaaaaactaaatgtaTTCCTATTACTCTATTTTCAAACCAGTAAACAAAACCATCTTATATAAACTGTTgaataatataaatttatttaaactttccaacttttttttagtttagttttagtattttgattttttttttcctattaaaaattTTAGGTTGCTACTCACTAAAGAAAGCTACTTCTGTTCATGTTAAGAAATGtttgagttaaaatttatttgcttgtATAGTTTTAAAAAGCCATAACTGGAATGAATTTCACTATTCTTGCTTGTccatttatgttttaatattttcattctgctttttaaaattattttcttaattatacTTCACAGCTAATCAACAAGGGAAAAGCTTCATTGCTGAAACACCAGCTCATAAACGACGTAGGTCTCTCAAATCTTCCAGCTCAGATCTTCAGTCTCCCAGATCTTCTAAAAGCCAAATAAAATcatcattgaagaaaaaaatatcacaaggtactttctgtaaaaaaattatttctgtaacaTTGCTTGCCTGAATTAACTTGCTtcataatattataaaaatatgatATGTGACTGATTTGAACTGACTACTTACTGTGTGAAACAGCACAGATGtgaatttaagaattgaaaatagtaagaacatttatgaattttattattacagagcttctttttatttttcagggGACAACTCTGTGGCGGAGGATTCTGCAGTTGACTTGGTATCAAAAACATCTCTTGTTGAAATAATTTCGCCAAATCCAAAAGCTTTTAAGCTAGAAGAAATCCCTGCGAGTActtcaaataaaagtattttgctATATTGtttattcattgttattattagtataatCATTAGACAGTTATATACTTGACAAAACTGGTTGATTTTAGGAAATAATGTTACATAGAAAATTAGGCTCGCGAAAGCCTGCTGTGATGCAAAATGCACAAGAACACATATTAACTTTATTTAATAACAAgtcataaaactttaaatataaaaagatctttttaaactaacttttcaattttgagggtttttttttttttttttttttttttcccccatattaTGTACTGTTTGATTTTACAGGAAAAGGTTTATATAAATGAGATATGTAGAGGTATGTTATCAGATGgcactttttttcattgtaaGATTTGTCTGTTCTCTTGAATTCTTGTTTTGCTGAACTATAACTGAAACAGAAAATAGACCATTTTATATTTCACCTTTATTTCTCAATTTTACGGTGATGAAGAGATAAGCCTTAATTTTCTGAATTGTATCTGGACTATTATAAAACATTATCATAATTTatctgttcctttttttttaaattaacagttaacttagggaaaaaaatcaacaatatttttgCCTCTTGTAATGCCTTTATTGTGTGACCATGGATTCTGAAAAAATGGTGGTAgttagaaagatttaaaaaataattcttaaatgaaattttaaattcagctATCCTTGCTTTATTTTGTTGGTAATTGGCGGAATTCCGTGAATTTTCATCTCCAGATTCCAGAAACTCCACTTTCagaattttcctgattttttttttttttttaagttttaagaaaaaa
This window of the Uloborus diversus isolate 005 chromosome 4, Udiv.v.3.1, whole genome shotgun sequence genome carries:
- the LOC129221432 gene encoding uncharacterized protein LOC129221432, which gives rise to MHNLPHVLVLIGDQLDIPIIREDDSDESASSEVIIDSELFGSVASTTASVNSMSSTSSRKGISTLIRHRSDIADSKKSRQILLPGTSPKKKKKVKSKQASSQKKPVRHSPRLSSKKLKHLRAEKERTARACRNLFPAGKVLQTPKKSKPSSNQDVKLRGSPRTNQQGKSFIAETPAHKRRRSLKSSSSDLQSPRSSKSQIKSSLKKKISQGDNSVAEDSAVDLVSKTSLVEIISPNPKAFKLEEIPASTSNKSSNSLELLQTLHRRKSVPTKYGMVPSKVLDSGDQSFVHYTPESKRRLSLKLFSKVLTSPTARMGLKRCSKRLFDQMSPQKEREAKKLKQCDQGHSSTHKS